A window of Alkalibaculum bacchi contains these coding sequences:
- a CDS encoding nucleotide sugar dehydrogenase, whose product MNSIKEKLLSKTATLGVVGLGYVGLPLAVEKAKAGFKTIGFDVQEAKVEMVNLGKNYIGDVVNEDLEEIVKSGLLSATTDFSQVASADCVAICVPTPLDLHQQPDISYVKSSAESIVPYMHEDMLIVLESTTYPGTTEELLKPILEKSGLKCGQDFYLAFSPERVDPGNLIYKTKNTPKVVGGITPKCTDVAAALYEAILEAPIHRVSSPAIAEMEKILENTYRNVNIGLVNELAILCNKMGINFWEVVDAAKSKPYGFQAFYPGPGLGGHCIPLDPYYLSWKAREYGFHTSMIESSMMVNDRMPEYCAERSSKILNRFNKAMNGSKILVLGVAYKQDIDDYRESPAIRVIKELEKEGAEVIYFDPFVTEYKEHGEVRKGEHELTVELIESADLVIITTAHSTVDYEFVQKYAKAIFDTKNAMKHIESRENIELL is encoded by the coding sequence ATGAATAGTATTAAAGAAAAGTTATTAAGCAAAACAGCTACACTCGGTGTAGTAGGTTTAGGGTATGTAGGGCTTCCATTAGCAGTTGAAAAAGCAAAAGCTGGATTTAAGACTATAGGATTTGATGTGCAAGAAGCTAAAGTAGAGATGGTTAACCTTGGTAAGAATTATATAGGAGATGTTGTAAATGAAGACCTTGAAGAAATCGTGAAATCAGGCCTTTTATCTGCTACAACAGACTTTTCTCAAGTGGCATCAGCAGATTGCGTAGCTATATGCGTACCAACCCCTCTTGATTTACACCAACAACCAGATATTAGTTATGTTAAATCATCGGCTGAAAGTATAGTGCCTTATATGCATGAAGATATGCTTATTGTGCTTGAATCTACAACGTATCCAGGAACAACAGAAGAACTTTTAAAACCAATTCTTGAAAAGTCTGGCCTAAAGTGTGGACAAGACTTTTATCTGGCATTTTCCCCTGAAAGAGTAGACCCTGGAAATTTAATCTATAAAACGAAAAATACACCTAAGGTAGTAGGTGGGATTACCCCTAAATGTACCGATGTTGCTGCAGCATTATATGAAGCAATTTTGGAAGCTCCTATTCATAGAGTATCATCACCTGCAATAGCAGAGATGGAAAAAATACTAGAAAATACTTATAGAAATGTAAATATCGGTTTAGTTAATGAACTAGCTATTCTTTGCAACAAAATGGGTATCAATTTTTGGGAAGTTGTAGATGCAGCGAAATCTAAGCCTTATGGTTTTCAGGCTTTTTACCCAGGGCCAGGTCTTGGTGGACATTGTATTCCACTTGATCCATATTACCTATCTTGGAAAGCTAGAGAATATGGTTTTCATACTTCAATGATTGAATCATCAATGATGGTAAATGATCGTATGCCTGAATACTGTGCAGAAAGATCCAGTAAAATTCTAAATAGATTTAACAAGGCAATGAATGGTTCAAAGATTCTTGTTTTGGGTGTAGCTTATAAGCAAGATATTGATGATTATAGAGAAAGCCCTGCTATAAGAGTTATAAAAGAACTAGAAAAAGAAGGCGCAGAAGTTATATATTTCGATCCGTTTGTAACTGAGTATAAGGAGCATGGAGAAGTCCGAAAAGGGGAGCATGAATTAACAGTTGAACTAATTGAAAGTGCAGATTTAGTCATTATAACTACAGCACACTCAACTGTCGATTATGAATTTGTACAAAAGTATGCCAAAGCAATCTTTGATACCAAAAATGCTATGAAACATATAGAATCACGAGAAAATATTGAGCTATTATAA
- the wecB gene encoding non-hydrolyzing UDP-N-acetylglucosamine 2-epimerase, with protein MNLLTIIGARPQFIKAAPFSEEFRKNNIEILVHTGQHYDANMSDVFFEELGIPKPDYNLGVGSGSHGKQTAKMLEGIEKIILNEKPDGLLVYGDTNSTLAGALAASKLHIPVYHVEAGLRSYNKLMPEEQNRILTDHISNILFCPTQTAVNNLSKEGITSGVINSGDIMFDAVLRNINISNEKYANGAWFDELIRDNGTLPKLNDKEYYLATIHRAENTDNPEKLFSIFKAFSELDKPVLIPLHPRTKKLIKDLNINFKNIVIIKPVGYLLMLYLTSNAYMVVTDSGGLQKEAYFLKTPCTTLRDQTEWVETLADEWNVLSHIDIEEIKIKAQRELACLQQSQPNSFGDGNATAKICEAIINGGQQNE; from the coding sequence ATGAATTTACTAACAATAATTGGTGCACGACCTCAATTTATAAAAGCGGCACCTTTTTCAGAAGAGTTCAGAAAGAATAATATTGAAATTCTAGTACATACCGGTCAGCACTATGATGCTAATATGTCGGATGTTTTTTTTGAAGAACTTGGAATTCCTAAGCCAGATTATAATTTAGGAGTTGGATCTGGAAGCCACGGAAAGCAAACTGCAAAAATGTTAGAAGGAATTGAGAAAATTATTCTTAATGAGAAGCCCGATGGATTGCTTGTCTACGGTGATACAAATTCAACTTTGGCTGGTGCTTTAGCTGCTAGTAAACTACACATTCCTGTCTACCATGTAGAAGCAGGTCTTCGCAGTTATAATAAGTTAATGCCAGAAGAGCAAAATAGGATTTTGACAGATCATATTTCTAATATTTTATTTTGTCCGACTCAAACTGCTGTTAATAATCTAAGTAAAGAGGGGATTACATCAGGAGTAATAAATTCCGGTGATATTATGTTTGATGCTGTGCTAAGAAACATTAATATCTCAAATGAAAAATATGCGAATGGTGCATGGTTTGATGAACTAATAAGAGATAATGGGACTTTACCGAAATTGAACGATAAAGAGTATTACTTGGCTACAATTCACAGAGCAGAAAATACTGATAATCCAGAAAAATTATTTAGCATTTTTAAAGCATTTAGTGAACTTGACAAGCCAGTGCTGATACCTCTCCATCCTAGAACGAAAAAGTTGATTAAAGATTTAAATATAAATTTTAAGAACATTGTTATTATAAAGCCTGTTGGTTATTTATTAATGTTGTATTTAACTTCAAATGCTTATATGGTTGTAACAGATTCGGGTGGATTACAAAAGGAAGCATATTTTCTTAAAACGCCATGTACTACATTAAGAGATCAGACAGAATGGGTTGAGACGCTGGCTGACGAGTGGAATGTATTAAGTCATATTGATATTGAAGAGATAAAGATAAAAGCTCAACGTGAATTAGCTTGTTTGCAGCAATCACAACCGAATTCTTTTGGTGATGGGAATGCTACTGCGAAAATATGTGAAGCAATAATTAATGGAGGTCAGCAAAATGAATAG
- a CDS encoding glycosyltransferase family 4 protein, producing MNIWIINHYAMPPKYEMRVRNHKMAKYLMNNGHNVKIISASTLHNTDINLLENSKLKFVEKSYEGLEFVHIKTLKYQGNGIKRIINHLQFSIRFLLNYKKISNKPDIIICDLGALFALFPYFVSRNTKSKFILEVRDLWPESIVEFLGYSRNNPLIKILYYIEEWIYIKSDNIVFSMAGGKDYLINKGLDKKVSLDKVEHITNGVDLEEFEENMNKYEFQNEKYNNCDSFKVVYTGSIRIANNIEFLIEVARELKNFNSPKIDIFIFGDGSNREKLINLCNELNLDNIHFMGQVDKKYIPNILSKSDLNILHYKQTKTWKYGGSQNKLSEYIASKKPILSTINMNYNPIIEYKCGEVIPTNNPKEVAEMIKKISSLDKDSYQKYCDNAKEACQNLDYKLLTRKMQGLF from the coding sequence ATGAATATATGGATTATTAACCACTATGCAATGCCTCCTAAATATGAGATGAGAGTTAGAAATCATAAAATGGCCAAATATTTAATGAATAATGGTCACAATGTTAAAATAATTTCTGCAAGCACACTACATAACACAGATATTAATCTATTAGAAAACTCTAAATTAAAGTTTGTTGAAAAAAGTTATGAAGGATTAGAATTCGTGCATATAAAAACCTTAAAATATCAAGGGAATGGAATTAAAAGAATTATTAATCATTTGCAGTTTTCTATTAGATTTCTTTTGAATTACAAAAAGATTAGTAATAAACCAGATATAATTATTTGTGATTTAGGAGCATTGTTTGCATTATTCCCATATTTTGTTTCGAGAAATACAAAGTCCAAGTTTATATTAGAAGTGCGAGATTTATGGCCAGAATCTATTGTTGAGTTTCTTGGGTATTCAAGGAATAATCCACTGATAAAAATACTTTATTATATTGAAGAATGGATCTATATAAAATCGGATAATATAGTATTTTCTATGGCCGGGGGCAAAGATTATCTAATTAATAAAGGGTTAGATAAAAAAGTATCATTAGATAAGGTTGAACATATTACAAATGGTGTTGATCTAGAGGAATTTGAAGAAAATATGAATAAGTACGAATTCCAAAATGAAAAATATAATAATTGTGATTCTTTTAAAGTTGTTTACACAGGATCAATAAGAATAGCTAATAACATTGAATTTCTTATAGAAGTAGCAAGAGAGCTAAAAAACTTTAATTCTCCGAAAATAGATATTTTTATATTTGGAGATGGTTCTAATCGGGAAAAACTTATAAATTTATGTAATGAGCTTAACTTAGATAATATACATTTTATGGGACAAGTAGATAAGAAATATATTCCAAATATTTTATCGAAATCTGATCTTAATATTCTGCATTATAAGCAGACTAAAACATGGAAATATGGTGGGAGCCAAAACAAACTTAGTGAGTACATCGCTAGTAAAAAGCCCATACTATCTACAATTAATATGAATTATAATCCTATAATAGAATATAAATGTGGAGAAGTTATCCCAACCAATAATCCAAAAGAAGTAGCTGAGATGATAAAAAAAATCTCTTCGTTGGACAAAGATTCCTATCAAAAATATTGCGATAATGCGAAGGAAGCATGTCAAAACTTAGACTATAAGTTGTTGACAAGAAAAATGCAAGGGCTGTTTTAG